In one Amaranthus tricolor cultivar Red isolate AtriRed21 chromosome 8, ASM2621246v1, whole genome shotgun sequence genomic region, the following are encoded:
- the LOC130820923 gene encoding uncharacterized protein LOC130820923, translating to MDSRMDTDSSELLEISREMSPRLHSNVTVSNANESLSFQDNPVIDIESSQEQPSVQGIICPKIVESSRKELLADSATLTLKVLDKDSSGSYKRGTEGELRRRMSPRLHRNPEDSNACASFSNQKRFSPHHHQDFPVIEIESSALSSKSIESFKKEVQSVYSATSTMEVLDRDSLGFPKCGMNGEFRRKSPRLNSNVEDSNGHKSLSYQRRFGPRRHQNFPDIDIHSSVEQTSVQGTLCSKILDSFRKQLSADYTISPQKVMARDLNFARRMSPRLHGDRESEKLQNVCNNSSEKLQVISVGQAKRRFSPRLHSNLVSNEQLKTTRSIDVERRLSPRLHPEQQRVKMKIETQLQKLLSPRRIHCGQENEKILVKTPLQRRLSPRLHNEQKNDNQETPLNAPVGAKRPLNGSHADNSYVNETTCAFHDDAPRHLASNIIVWANKALKQGEAASDRGRVKEALRIFNAYYLQYVQVEFVRGCPLKTVSEMTGLVCRDISNGVEEFCVPVTNLIDDPPVCPPGFTYIKSREVSDRVNLPPKAIGCSCKGICTNPNTCECAKLNGSDFPYVRRNGGRLVEAKDVVFECGPNCGCRPGCLNRVSQRGIKYRLEVYRTPNKGWAVRSWDFIPSGAPVCEYIGVVRRSDELDDNAGNEYVFEIDCLHTINEIEGRERRFGNVPVSSTIVSPKINKKILDREPEFCIDAGSRGNLARFINHSCEPNLFVQCILSGHRDLRLARLVLIAADDISPLQELTYDYGFALNSVVGPDGKIKKLPCFCGTPECRKRLY from the exons ATGGATTCTAGGATGGATACAGACTCATCTGAGCTATTGGAAATTAGTAGGGAGATGAGTCCTAGGTTACATAGCAATGTTACGGTTAGTAATGCCAACGAATCACTTTCCTTTCAGGATAATCCGGTTATAGATATAGAATCTTCCCAGGAACAGCCTAGTGTTCAAGGAATTATTTGCCCTAAAATTGTTGAGTCGTCTAGAAAGGAACTATTAGCAGATTCTGCAACTTTGACTTTGAAGGTTTTGGATAAAGATTCGTCTGGGTCCTATAAACGTGGGACTGAGGGGGAGTTAAGAAGGAGGATGAGTCCTAGGCTACATCGAAATCCTGAGGATAGTAATGCTTGTGCATCGTTTTCCAATCAGAAGAGATTTAGTCCCCACCATCATCAGGATTTTCCGGTTATAGAGATAGAATCATCTGCTCTTAGCTCTAAAAGTATCGAGTCATTTAAAAAGGAGGTGCAATCAGTTTATTCTGCAACGTCAACTATGGAGGTTTTGGATAGAGATTCACTTGGGTTTCCCAAATGTGGAATGAATGGAGAGTTCAGAAGGAAGAGTCCTAGGCTAAATAGTAACGTTGAGGACAGTAATGGCCATAAATCACTTTCCTATCAAAGGAGATTTGGTCCTCGACGTCATCAGAATTTTCCGGATATAGATATACACTCATCTGTGGAACAAACCAGTGTTCAAGGAACTCTCTGCTCTAAGATTCTCGATTCGTTTAGAAAGCAGCTTTCAGCAGATTATACAATTTCGCCTCAGAAGGTTATGGCTAGGGATTTGAACTTTGCGAGAAGGATGAGCCCTAGACTTCACGGTGATCGAGAAAGTGAAAAATTGCAAAATGTGTGCAATAATTCCAGTGAAAAATTGCAAGTGATTTCGGTGGGTCAAGCTAAGAGAAGATTTAGCCCCAGGCTTCATAGTAATTTAGTGAGTAATGAACAATTGAAGACTACAAGGTCAATTGATGTGGAAAGAAGGCTAAGCCCTAGACTTCACCCTGAGCAACAAAGGGTGAAGATGAAAATTGAGACTCAATTGCAAAAACTTTTAAGCCCTAGAAGAATCCATTGCGGGCAAGAAAATGAGAAGATTTTGGTAAAGACTCCATTGCAACGGAGGTTAAGCCCAAGACTTCACAATGAGCAAAAGAATGATAACCAGGAAACTCCGCTGAATGCTCCTGTTGGTGCCAAGAGGCCGCTTAATGGTTCTCATGCAGACAATTCATATGTGAATGAGACAACTTGTGCTTTTCATGATGATGCACCGCGCCATTTAGCTTCCAATATTATAGTATGGgcaaataaagcattgaaacaAGGTGAAGCTGCAAGTGATCGTGGTAGGGTAAAGGAGGCGTTGAGAATTTTTAATGCGTACTACCTTCAATATGTCCAG GTTGAATTTGTTCGAGGATGTCCACTTAAGACTGTCTCAGAAATGACTGG GTTGGTGTGCCGTGACATTAGCAATGGTGTCGAAGAATTTTGCGTTCCTGTAACCAATTTAATTGATGACCCTCCTGTTTGTCCCCCAG GGTTTACATATATCAAGTCTAGAGAAGTTTCAGACAGGGTGAATCTACCTCCAAAGGCAATTGGATGCTCATGTAAGGGGATTTGCACAAATCCCAACACTTGTGAATGTGCGAAGCTTAATGGATCAGATTTTCCATATGTACGTCGTAATGGTGGGAG ATTGGTAGAGGCCAAGGATGTTGTCTTTGAATGTGGACCAAACTGTGGGTGCAGACCAGGCTGCCTTAATCGTGTATCACAGAGGGGAATTAAATACCGTCTTGAG GTCTACCGTACACCTAACAAGGGATGGGCTGTCAGGTCATGGGACTTTATTCCTTCTGGTGCACCTGTTTGTGAATACATTGGGGTGGTGAGAAGAAGTGATGAGCTTGACGATAATGCTGGAAATGAATATGTCTTTGAAATTGATTGCTTGCACACCATAAACGAGATTGAAGGAAGAGAG AGGCGCTTTGGAAATGTACCTGTGTCTTCTACTATCGTTTCACCAAAGATAAATAAGAAGATATTAGATAGGGAACCTGAGTTTTGCATCGATGCAGGTTCCAGAGGAAACCTTGCCAGGTTTATTAATCACAGCTGCGAACCTAATCTGTTTGTGCAGTGTATTTTGAGTGGACACCGTGACCTACGACTAGCTCGTCTGGTGCTTATTGCTGCAGATGATATTTCACCTTTGCAG GAGCTCACTTACGACTATGGATTTGCTCTAAATAGTGTCGTAGGACCTGATGGAAAAATCAAAAAGCTGCCATGTTTCTGCGGTACACCAGAGTGTCGAAAACGTTTATACTAG